From a region of the Gossypium raimondii isolate GPD5lz chromosome 10, ASM2569854v1, whole genome shotgun sequence genome:
- the LOC105775123 gene encoding ADP,ATP carrier protein: MRISGRFQATLIAVGEAEALPPWEVKLELHATRLSCRTKHEPLHPPISQKIHLQPDLSFRHFSYTTTLMGILQGNCALGKWRSQSSILPVSHGNTSSIVKPVPPAFIGAPMENSKAFITKDLALFGVLKTALAPFERVKLLMQNQNHLIKSSQLPKPYNGILDCFARTIRNEGVLSLWRGYTAMTLADVSLKVMRFAIFRYVLSREDIQWTYPRLLVLDSVVIVTNQLLFYPFLYAGARMATDVKAIGSTGNWQFNGIVDVFRKTLKSDGIAGLYRGFNIRLAEFGMMGAVSAGLKPWKQHYSSLLQNNVFSRHMVKFGFGICANMAIYPLDTVNKRMMMTSGAVKYKSTRLAIAQIMKTEGLKSFYSGAGAEILSCAVYKGTVLLIIYVADVIRAAKEKNDYCSRSTMEGSLRQMTRH; this comes from the exons ATGAGGATAAGTGGCAGGTTCCAAGCAA CTCTTATTGCTGTTGGTGAAGCAGAAGCATTACCACCATGGGAGGTGAAGCTAGAGCTTCAT GCTACAAGATTGAGTTGCAGAACGAAACATGAACCATTACATCCACCTATATCTCAAAAGATACATTTGCAACCTGACCTCTCATTCAGGCATTTTAGCTACACTACTACATTGATGGGAATTCTTCAAGGCAATTGTGCCTTAGGGAAATGGAGATCACAAAGCTCTATCCTTCCGGTATCCCATGGCAATACCTCATCTATTGTAAAACCTGTGCCTCCAGCTTTTATAGGAGCCCCAATGGAGAACAGTAAAGCTTTTATTACAAAAGATCTGGCTCTATTTGGTGTTTTGAAGACAGCACTTGCTCCATTCGAACGAGTGAAGCTCCTGATGCAGAACCAGAACCACTTAATCAAGTCAAGCCAGTTGCCCAAACCATATAATGGAATACTTGACTGCTTTGCTAGAACTATCAGAAATGAAGGCGTGCTCTCCCTTTGGAGAGGCTATACTGCAATGACCTTGGCAGATGTTTCCCTTAAG GTAATGCGTTTCGCTATCTTCCGTTATGTCTTGAGCCGTGAAGACATCCAGTGGACTTACCCTCGGTTGCTAGTGTTAGATTCTGTTGTCATAGTCACAAATCAATTGCTTTTTTATCCGTTTTTATATGCTGGAGCACGCATGGCAACCGATGTCAAGGCTATCGGTAGCACGGGCAATTGGCAGTTTAATGGTATAGTAGATGTCTTCAGGAAAACCCTGAAATCTGATGGCATTGCTGGACTGTACCGTGGATTTAATATCAGACTTGCTGAATTTGGTATGATGGGAGCAGTATCTGCTGGTTTAAAACCATGGAAACAACATTATTCGAGCCTTTTGCAG AACAATGTTTTTTCGAGGCATATGGTAAAATTTGGCTTTGGGATATGTGCCAACATGGCTATTTATCCGTTGGATACAGTGAACAAAAGAATGATGATGACCTCGGGGGCGGTTAAGTATAAGAGTACGCGGCTAGCAATTGCACAAATTATGAAAACTGAGGGTTTGAAGTCGTTTTATAGTGGTGCAGGGGCAGAGATCCTTTCATGTGCTGTGTACAAAGGTACTGTGTTGTTAATCATTTACGTAGCAGATGTTATTAGAGCTGCAAAGGAGAAAAACGACTATTGCAGCAGATCCACAATGGAAGGATCGCTGAGGCAAATGACAAGGCACTGA
- the LOC105775089 gene encoding ADP,ATP carrier protein codes for MVSFKTAIREQMKKKKKKGIYVLASSCNVMFKAESYRNSRNWSYMNNLCRPQDMVTRVSSRMEHEPLHPPISQKMHWQPGLSFRHFNYITIMENIRCSGASLTRIPRSPVHPVIQGSAVSVVKSSPPAFVGAPMENSKASSFIKGLALLGVMRTAGAPFERVKLLMQNQNEMIISGRLPKRYNGIFDCFATTIRNEGIVSLWRGNIAFVTAYLSSEVIAKARHHYGNSREDIEWTHTRRKVAVFLSAVVNQFLVYPLYYAGTRMANDVITSSNSRKRQFNGIFDVYRKTLKSDGIAGVYRGFNIMIPKIALLRAVTAVSKPWQQFLLHHFQGSVLGRAVVNTLYASCRSMAVHPLDTVSRRMMMTSGAVKYRHSLHAITCIFYNEGVKSFYSGAKAQILTLAVYQVYGLCLRYVVGVLRRKNTGDK; via the exons ATGGTAAGTTTCAAGACTGCCATTAGAgaacaaatgaaaaagaaaaagaaaaagggcatTTATGTTTTGGCAAGCAGCTGCAATGTTATGTTCAAGGCAGAATCCTATAGAAACTCTAGGAACTGGTCTTATATGAATAATCTTTGCCGGCCACAAGATATG GTTACAAGAGTGAGTTCCAGAATGGAGCATGAGCCATTGCATCCACCTATATCACAAAAGATGCATTGGCAGCCTGGCCTCTCATTCAGGCATTTTAACTACATTACGATAATGGAAAATATTCGCTGCAGTGGTGCCTCACTGACCCGGATCCCGCGAAGTCCTGTCCACCCTGTGATCCAGGGCAGTGCCGTATCTGTTGTAAAATCTTCACCACCGGCTTTTGTCGGAGCCCCAATGGAGAACAGTAAAGCTTCTTCTTTTATAAAAGGATTGGCTCTACTTGGTGTTATGAGGACAGCAGGTGCTCCATTTGAGCGAGTGAAGCTCTTGATGCAAAACCAGAACGAGATGATCATTTCAGGCCGGCTTCCCAAACGATATAACGGAATATTCGACTGCTTCGCCACAACAATCAGAAATGAAGGCATAGTTTCCCTTTGGAGAGGCAACATTGCATTTGTCACTGCATATCTTTCCTCTGAG GTCATAGCTAAGGCCAGACACCACTATGGTAACAGTCGTGAAGATATCGAGTGGACTCACACTAGGCGGAAAGTGGCAGTTTTCCTTTCTGCAGTTGTGAACCAGTTTCTTGTTTATCCATTATATTATGCTGGAACACGCATGGCAAACGATGTCATAACAAGCAGTAACTCGAGGAAAAGGCAGTTTAATGGCATATTCGACGTCTACAGAAAAACGCTGAAATCAGATGGCATAGCCGGCGTGTACCGTGGATTTAATATAATGATTCCTAAAATTGCCCTTTTGAGAGCAGTAACTGCTGTTTCAAAGCCTTGGCAACAATTTTTGTTGCACCATTTTCAG GGAAGTGTTTTAGGCAGGGCTGTTGTAAATACTTTGTATGCTAGTTGTCGCAGCATGGCGGTTCACCCGCTGGATACTGTGAGCAGGAGGATGATGATGACCAGTGGAGCTGTGAAGTATAGGCATTCACTGCATGCAATTACATGCATTTTCTATAATGAGGGTGTGAAGTCCTTCTATAGTGGTGCAAAAGCACAAATCCTTACACTTGCAGTCTACCAAGTTTATGGGTTGTGTTTGAGGTACGTAGTTGGTGTTCTTAGAAGGAAGAATACCGGGGATAAATGA
- the LOC105777597 gene encoding eukaryotic translation initiation factor 3 subunit D, translating to MVGVFEVGAVPFNPDGWGPPDSAAAASITTTLPLHVPFAPFSRSDKLGRIADFTRSFPSSNANPSNRPSSRHGAGNPADSPFDFSLDVDAFPLANPEDDSSFRLVDAKPPPRPKFGPKWRFNQNRPQLPQRRDEEVEARKREAEKERARRDRLYNLNRSNQNQQRREAAIFKSSVDIQPEWNMLDQIPFSTFSKLSFSVPEPEDLLICGSLEYYDRSFDRITPKNERRLERFKNRNFFKVTTTDDPVIRRLANEDKATVFATDTILSTLMCAPRSVYSWDIVIQRVGNKLFFDKRDGSQLDLLSVHETSQEPLPEAKDDINSAYSLSVEAAYINQNFSQQVLVRDGNKVSFDEPNPFANEGDEVASVAYRYRRWKLDNGMHLVARCEVQSVVDVNNQKSFLTLNALNEFDPKYSGVDWRQKLETQRGAVLATELKNNANKLAKWTAQAILANADLMKLGYVSRVHPRDHFNHVILGVVGYKPRDFAAQINLNTANMWGIVKSIVDLCMKLNEGKYVLVKDPSKPQVRIYEVPADAFENDYVEEPLPEEEQVQPPTEDPEDGEANGTTNDVEDKEIEAQN from the coding sequence ATGGTGGGAGTTTTCGAAGTAGGCGCTGTTCCGTTTAACCCTGACGGCTGGGGTCCACCCGATTCCGCCGCCGCCGCATCGATCACCACTACTCTCCCTCTCCATGTTCCCTTCGCTCCTTTCTCCCGCTCCGACAAGCTCGGCCGAATCGCCGACTTCACCCGCTCTTTTCCTTCCTCAAACGCTAATCCGTCCAACCGCCCTTCGTCGAGGCACGGGGCTGGGAACCCTGCCGACTCGCCCTTTGATTTCTCCCTCGACGTCGACGCTTTCCCCTTGGCTAACCCCGAAGACGATTCCTCATTCCGTTTAGTCGACGCCAAGCCTCCGCCGCGGCCTAAGTTCGGTCCTAAGTGGCGTTTCAATCAAAACAGACCTCAACTCCCTCAAAGGCGAGACGAAGAAGTTGAGGCCCGTAAACGGGAAGCCGAGAAAGAACGTGCCCGCCGTGACCGGCTTTACAATCTCAACCGGTCTAACCAGAACCAGCAACGACGTGAAGCCGCGATTTTCAAATCCTCTGTCGATATTCAACCGGAATGGAATATGCTCGATCAAATCCCTTTCTCAACGTTCTCCAAATTATCCTTTTCCGTTCCCGAACCAGAAGATTTACTCATCTGCGGCTCGTTAGAGTACTACGACCGGTCCTTTGATCGAATCACACCGAAGAACGAAAGGAGACTCGAACGGTTCAAGAACCGTAACTTCTTTAAAGTCACCACCACCGACGACCCAGTGATACGCCGATTGGCTAATGAGGATAAGGCGACGGTTTTCGCGACGGACACGATCCTTTCAACCTTAATGTGTGCACCCAGGTCAGTTTATTCATGGGATATTGTGATTCAGCGTGTTGGGAACAAATTATTTTTCGATAAAAGAGATGGGTCTCAATTAGATTTGTTATCTGTCCATGAGACATCTCAAGAACCATTGCCTGAAGCTAAAGATGATATTAACTCTGCTTATTCATTGAGTGTTGAAGCTGCATATATAAATCAGAATTTTTCACAGCAAGTTTTAGTTAGGGATGGAAATAAGGTTAGTTTCGATGAGCCGAATCCGTTTGCCAATGAAGGCGATGAAGTGGCTTCAGTTGCTTATAGGTATAGAAGGTGGAAACTCGATAACGGCATGCATTTAGTTGCTCGGTGTGAGGTTCAGAGTGTTGTCGATGTTAATAACCAGAAGTCGTTCCTTACTTTGAATGCACTCAACGAGTTTGATCCTAAATACTCCGGTGTCGATTGGAGACAGAAGTTGGAGACGCAAAGGGGTGCGGTTTTAGCTACCGAGTTGAAGAACAATGCGAATAAGTTGGCTAAATGGACTGCTCAAGCGATTTTAGCCAATGCTGATTTGATGAAATTGGGGTATGTTTCGAGGGTACATCCTAGGGATCATTTCAACCACGTGATATTGGGCGTTGTTGGTTATAAGCCAAGGGATTTTGCCGCACAAATCAATCTCAATACCGCGAATATGTGGGGGATTGTGAAGTCTATTGTGGACTTGTGTATGAAGTTGAATGAAGGGAAATACGTGCTTGTGAAGGATCCATCTAAACCTCAAGTTAGGATCTATGAGGTTCCTGCTGATGCTTTCGAGAACGATTACGTGGAGGAACCATTGCCAGAAGAGGAACAGGTTCAACCACCAACCGAAGACCCCGAAGACGGGGAAGCAAATGGCACTACAAATGATGTTGAAGATAAAGAGATTGAGGCACAAAATTAA
- the LOC105775122 gene encoding ADP,ATP carrier protein — MALITGFPAPASQCKIHTPFAFSSYFQLQLQQKLFGDMDNLTIRVSCRTEHEPLHPPISQKIHWQLDLSFRHFNYTTPLIESIRGNGASSVVKPMPAAFVGAPMESSKASFITKMVLLDAAKAAVAPFERVKLLMQNQNDIIKSGRLPKPYNGIFHCFATTIRHEGIFSLWRGYPVMAIGDVFSKVLRYNIFEYAKTREDIRWTSMRVLELNCVAFLATQLLVHPFLYAGTRMATDVKITGNSGQRQFNGITDVYRKTLKSYGIVGLYRGFNITLVELVMLGALSRGLSPWKQYYSYILQNDYLSRVMVEFGFDICGKMATYSMDTVSRRMMMTWGGVKYKSTLHAIAQIWKTEGVKTFYNGAGAEILLCAAYTGTVMLVIYVADVIRAATEKGSDDGRSALGFTARWKDPRGK, encoded by the exons ATGGCCTTAATAACTGGATTTCCCGCACCTGCTTCTCAATGCAAAATACACACACCATTTGCTTTCTCCTCCTATTTCCAACTACAACTGCAACAGAAGCTTTTTGGTGATATGGACAACTTG ACTATAAGAGTGAGTTGCAGAACGGAACATGAGCCATTGCATCCACCTATATCTCAAAAGATACATTGGCAACTTGACCTCTCTTTCAGGCATTTTAACTACACTACTCCATTAATCGAAAGCATTCGTGGCAATGGTGCCTCATCTGTTGTAAAGCCTATGCCGGCAGCTTTTGTAGGAGCACCAATGGAGAGCAGTAAAGCttcttttataacaaaaatggTTCTACTTGATGCTGCGAAGGCAGCAGTTGCCCCATTTGAACGAGTGAAGCTCTTGATGCAAAACCAGAACGATATAATCAAGTCGGGTCGGCTGCCTAAACCATATAATGGAATATTTCATTGCTTTGCTACAACTATCAGACATGAAGGCATCTTTTCACTTTGGAGAGGCTACCCTGTAATGGCCATTGGAGATGTTTTCTCTAAG GTACTACGTTACAACATCTTCGAATATGCCAAGACTCGTGAAGACATCCGGTGGACTTCGATGCGAGTGCTAGAGTTAAATTGTGTTGCTTTTCTTGCAACTCAATTGCTTGTTCATCCATTCTTATATGCCGGAACACGCATGGCGACCGATGTGAAGATTACCGGTAACTCAGGGCAAAGACAGTTTAATGGTATAACCGATGTCTATAGGAAAACCCTGAAATCATATGGCATTGTTGGTCTGTACCGTGGATTTAATATCACACTTGTTGAACTTGTTATGTTGGGAGCACTATCTAGAGGTTTAAGCCCTTGGAAACAGTATTACTCCTACATTTTGCAG AACGATTATTTGTCAAGGGTTATGGTGGAATTCGGGTTTGATATTTGTGGAAAAATGGCTACTTACTCAATGGATACAGTGAGTAGAAGGATGATGATGACCTGGGGAGGTGTTAAGTACAAGAGTACACTGCATGCAATTGCACAAATTTGGAAAACTGAGGGTGTgaagacattttataatggtgcAGGGGCTGAAATCCTCTTATGTGCTGCTTATACAGGTACTGTAATGTTAGTGATTTATGTAGCTGATGTTATTAGAGCTGCAACGGAGAAGGGCAGCGATGACGGCAGATCTGCTCTCGGTTTTACCGCTAGATGGAAGGATCCTCGAGGTAAATGA
- the LOC105778216 gene encoding uncharacterized protein ECU03_1610, with product MAASLIAKTAMFQLSKAFPRTVSLRSSANVSRVCFTTTASKRSEGRDTKAGFAYREKDISSDEDTTAEEAMERAKEYAHNAKEKTKGAFDTAADRAKDATNRAAETAQSANEKTKQKAREYAQGTKETAQSAKDKTKEGADKASQTAYELKEKSKERAQGVMEKSEEIAGSVADKASETIQNVGEKAKQTAQGAWDAAKGTTQKIKETVVGKSEEEKRMDDDVVELRRRARRESDESKY from the exons ATGGCTGCCTCGTTAATAGCTAAGACCGCCATGTTCCAGCTCTCAAAAGCGTTCCCTCGAACCGTGTCTCTTCGTTCCTCCGCCAATGTCTCACGAGTCTGCTTCACCACCACCGCTTCCAAACGCTCTGAG GGGAGAGACACCAAGGCTGGCTTTGCTTACAGGGAAAAAGATATCTCATCCGATGAAGACACCACCGCCGAAGAAGCTATGGAAAGAGCAAAAGAATACGCGCATAACGCTAAGGAGAAAACGAAAGGAGCCTTTGATACGGCGGCTGATAGGGCAAAAGATGCAACGAACAGAGCGGCGGAGACCGCACAAAGCGCCAACGagaaaacaaaacagaaagCTAGAGAGTACGCGCAAGGGACCAAAGAGACTGCCCAAAGTGCTAAAGATAAGACCAAAGAAGGGGCTGATAAGGCATCTCAAACTGCGTACGAGTTGAAAGAGAAATCTAAAGAGAGAGCACAAGGGGTGATGGAGAAGTCGGAGGAGATAGCCGGTTCAGTTGCCGATAAGGCGTCGGAGACCATCCAAAATGTTGGAGAGAAGGCAAAGCAAACTGCACAAGGAGCTTGGGATGCTGCAAAGGGAACAACGCAAAAGATAAAGGAAACTGTGGTTGGGAAGAGTGAGGAAGAGAAGAGGATGGATGATGATGTTGTGGAATTGAGGAGGCGTGCTCGAAGAGAAAGCGATGAGAGCAAGTATTAA
- the LOC105778612 gene encoding dof zinc finger protein DOF4.4, producing MKQNQQQGRRLKPLMAAEHHHHQQQQQQHTPQKCPRCESRNTKFCYYNNYSLSQPRYFCKACRRYWTQGGILRNVPVGGGCRKGKRPKLSSSGDDNPTRQATQRNLISPPVQLQAKESDSLVSSSAAMGSYYPASGFLSSLAAIQPMNQPQCLKQPLNQALRIGGGDLGSSSSNLGLLQGYGVPFLGSQHHQQTQFQWPAAGNSYYQQNWHQNFINEAVTSTAKVTNTSNSKTASSLSPNQWPDLPAYGAP from the coding sequence ATGAAGCAAAACCAACAGCAAGGTCGGAGATTGAAGCCACTAATGGCGGCcgagcatcatcatcatcaacaacaacaacaacagcacACACCTCAAAAGTGTCCTCGTTGTGAGTCTCGTAATACAAAGTTTTGTTACTACAATAATTACAGTCTCTCGCAGCCTCGTTACTTCTGCAAGGCATGTAGAAGGTACTGGACTCAAGGTGGAATCCTAAGGAACGTGCCTGTGGGCGGTGGTTGTAGGAAAGGAAAGCGCCCCAAGCTTTCTTCTTCTGGTGATGATAATCCAACAAGGCAAGCTACTCAACGAAACTTGATATCACCACCAGTACAATTACAAGCCAAAGAGTCTGATAGTTTGGTTTCATCATCTGCTGCTATGGGATCTTATTATCCTGCTAGTGGGTTCTTGTCATCTTTGGCTGCAATTCAACCAATGAACCAACCCCAATGTTTAAAGCAACCTCTAAATCAGGCTCTACGTATTGGTGGTGGTGACTTGGGCAGTAGTTCTTCAAATTTGGGTCTTCTGCAGGGATATGGTGTCCCATTTTTGGGGTCACAACACCATCAGCAGACCCAGTTCCAATGGCCCGCTGCAGGTAACTCTTATTATCAGCAGAATTGGcatcaaaatttcatcaatGAAGCGGTCACAAGCACCGCTAAAGTCACTAACACCAGTAACAGCAAAACTGCTTCTTCTTTGAGCCCAAATCAATGGCCTGATCTTCCAGCTTATGGTGCTCCATAG
- the LOC128033815 gene encoding ADP,ATP carrier protein 3, mitochondrial-like — translation MEKSKDSLTKELVTTGALLTAFAPLERVKNMMQNQNAIIKLGRLSKPYNGICDCFATTIRHEGFFSLWRGNTAYLIAHLSVQKTNSYTGGNRQFNGVIDVFGKTLKLDGIAGLYRGLIISVAETGIKAAVYVGLFPHYLHVSQNNILSRPMLESGVVICYEMAGYRLNTVSRRMMLTSGAVKYKGTLHAIAHILTTEGEKSFYSGAGAQILGCVVYAGTEVLTEGSSLTITW, via the exons ATGGAGAAAAGCAAAGATTCTCTTACAAAGGAATTGGTTACAACTGGTGCTTTGCTGACAGCATTCGCTCCACTGGAGCGAGTGAAGAACATGATGCAAAACCAGAACGCCATAATCAAGTTAGGCCGGCTATCGAAACCATATAATGGGATATGTGACTGCTTTGCTACAACTATCAGACATGAAGGCTTCTTTTCACTTTGGAGAGGCAACACTGCGTATCTCATTGCACATCTTTCTGTTCAG AAGACTAACAGTTACACGGGCGGAAATAGGCAGTTTAATGGTGTAATCGATGTCTTCGGAAAAACCTTGAAATTAGATGGCATTGCTGGATTGTACCGTGGATTAATTATTTCAGTTGCTGAAACTGGTATAAAGGCAGCAGTATATGTCGGTTTATTCCCACATTATTTACACGTTTCGCAG AACAATATTTTGTCAAGGCCAATGCTAGAATCCGGGGTTGTCATTTGTTACGAAATGGCTGGTTACCGGTTGAATACAGTGAGCAGAAGGATGATGTTGACCTCGGGAGCTGTTAAGTATAAAGGTACACTGCATGCAATTGCACATATTTTGACAACCGAGGGTGAGAagtcattttatagtggtgcaGGGGCACAGATCCTTGGATGTGTTGTTTACGCAGGTACTGAAGTGTTAACGGAAGGGTCCAGTCTTACCATTACATGGTAG